Proteins from one Microtus pennsylvanicus isolate mMicPen1 chromosome 7, mMicPen1.hap1, whole genome shotgun sequence genomic window:
- the Tulp1 gene encoding tubby-related protein 1, whose protein sequence is MPLQEETLREVWASDSGHEEDWLSPEPQQRPKQRPTQGQKLRKKKSETPESQGSKPRKAGAGRKKLEEPPADPAEARAVPTVYAKFLRDPEAKKRDPRETFLVARAPDVGSVEDLEEDSDDDDDEEDEEEGEKEKSSLSPRRPPKGREKKAKALDPREDLGSPEAPRKPSHTKKKEAGEGTKLKKAKKKGAGEADKDPSRSPAALRKKTPAAMFLVGEGGPAEKDVKKKGPAKGSEEEKKEEEEEEEKESSAMKNSNQKGRAKGKGRKKVKEDRASSPPLEVGEPREFVLQPAPQGRAVRCRLTRDKKGMDRGMYPSYFLHLDTEKKVFLLASRKRKRSKTANYLISRDPTNLSRGGEDFIGKLRSNLLGNRFTVFDNGQNPQRGGGVDVGSLRQELAAVIYETNVLGFRGPRRMTVIIPGMNSDNERVPIRPRNASDGLLVRWQNKTLESLIELHNKPPIWNEDSGSYTLNFQGRVTQASVKNFQIVHADDPDYIVLQFGRVAEDAFTLDYRYPLCALQAFAIALSSFDGKLACE, encoded by the exons ATGCCTCTGCAGGAGGAGACCCTCCGGGAAGTGTGGGCCTCAGACAG TGGCCATGAAGAGGACTGGCTGAGCCCGGAACCGCAGCAGCGCCCCAAGCAG CGACCCACCCAGGGACAGAAATTGAGGAAAAAGAAGTCTGAGACCCCGGAGTCTCAGGGATCCAAGCCCCGCAAAGCTGGAG CTGGGCGCAAGAAGCTCGAGGAGCCGCCCGCAGACCCCGCAGAGGCGCGCGCTGTGCCGACAGTCTATGCCAAGTTCCTTCGGGACCCCGAGGCCAAGAAGCGGGATCCTCGGGAAACCTTCCTGGTTGCCCGCGCCCCAGATGTGGGAAGCG TGGAGGATTTGGAGGAGGATtccgatgatgatgatgatgaagaggatgaggaagagggggaaaaggagaaaagctcTCTGTCCCCCAGGAGACCAcccaagggaagagagaagaaagccaaAGCCCTAGACCCGCGGG AGGACCTAGGAAGCCCTGAAGCCCCCCGAAAACCATCCCACACCAAGAagaaggaggcaggggagggaacCAAGCTgaaaaaggcaaagaagaaag GGGCCGGGGAGGCTGACAAGGACCCCTCGAGAAGTCCAGCAGCCCTGAGGAAGAAGACTCCAGCAGCCATGTTCCTAGTTGGGGAAGGTGGCCCGGCTGAAAAGGACGTGAAGAAGAAAG GGCCAGCCAAAGgctcagaggaagagaagaaggaagaagaggaggaggaagagaaggagtctTCAGCAATGAAGAATAGCAACCAGAAGGGCCGAGCGAAAGGGAAAGGCAGAAAG aaaGTT AAGGAGGACAGGGCTTCGTCTCCCCCCTTGGAAGTGGGTGAACCTCGGGAGTTTGTGCTACAGCCAGCGCCCCAGGGCAGGGCAGTGCGCTGCCGGCTGACACGGGACAAGAAGGGCATGGACCGTGGCATGTACCCATCGTACTTCCTACACTTGGACACAGAGAAGAAG GTGTTCCTCTTGGCCAGCAGGAAACGCAAGCGCAGTAAGACAGCCAACTACCTCATCTCCAGAGACCCTACCAACTTGtccaggggaggggaggacttCATCGGAAAGCTGAG GTCCAATCTCCTGGGCAACCGCTTCACAGTCTTTGACAACGGGCAAAACCCGCAGCGCGGCGGTGGTGTGGACGTGGGGAGCCTGCGCCAGGAGCTGGCAGCTGTTATCTAT gaAACCAATGTTTTAGGGTTCCGGGGACCCCGTCGCATGACTGTCATCATCCCTGGGATGAACTCGGACAATGAGAGGGTCCCTATCCGGCCCCGAAAT GCCAGCGATGGACTGCTGGTGCGCTGGCAGAACAAGACGTTGGAGAGCCTCATCGAACTACATAACAAGCCGCCCATCTGGAACGAAGACAGTGGCTCCTACACCCTCAACTTCCAGGGCCGGGTCACCCAGGCCTCCGTCAAGAACTTTCAGATTGTGCATGCTGATGACC CCGACTATATAGTGCTCCAGTTCGGCCGCGTAGCCGAGGATGCCTTCACTCTGGACTACCGGTACCCGCTGTGCGCCCTGCAGGCCTTCGCCATCGCCCTTTCCAGCTTCGACGGGAAGCTGGCCTGCGAGTGA